In Camelina sativa cultivar DH55 chromosome 16, Cs, whole genome shotgun sequence, a single window of DNA contains:
- the LOC104751458 gene encoding uncharacterized protein LOC104751458 isoform X2, giving the protein MSKKKKQSLSMEEDNYGKGKGKNEDSYFDRIDYEVSSVLLQLSHPVVFSSSSSSDSSPPLFHKWGRTKKRSSSSSSSSSSSPSPLIKSVGDFGSNSSSSCLTGEAKKINSQTAEMGLLRAQVGFIAQPIRVDRNLRPLISVHRTVNVSDIERRSGIDLNLLPAAEEAGNGIFPLVGFERVASSSASKIQAAAQARQRRLGLIRSKKLYTRFISSYQLK; this is encoded by the exons atgtcgaagaagaagaaacagagtctATCAATGGAAGAAGATAACTATGGTAAAGGCAAAGGCAAGAACGAAGATTCCTATTTCGATAGAATTGACTACGAAGTTTCTTCAGTCTTATTGCAACTTTCGCACCCTGTTgtattctcctcctcctcctcttctgattcttctcctcctttgtTCCATAAATGGGGTCGCACTAAAAagaggtcttcttcttcttcttcttcttcttcttcttctccttctccgctGATTAAATCGGTCGGCGATTTCGGAAGTAATTCGAGTTCTTCGTGCTTAACCGGTGAGGCCAAGAAAATCAATTCTCAAACC GCGGAGATGGGTTTACTTAGGGCGCAAGTTGGGTTTATTGCCCAGCCCATTAGAGTTGATCGAAATCTGCGACCGTTGATATCTGTTCATCGTACGGTTAACGTGAGTGATATCGAACGACGTAGCGGGATTGATCTGAACCTTCTTCCAGCTGCAGAGGAAGCTGGTAACGGAATCTTCCCATTGGTTGGTTTTGAGAGAGTGGCATCATCATCAGCAAGTAAAATCCAAGCAGCTGCTCAAGCAAGACAAAGAAGATTAGGTTTGATTCGATCCAAGAAGCTTTACACTAGATTCATCTCCTCATACCAACTCAAGTAG
- the LOC104751459 gene encoding monocopper oxidase-like protein SKS1 isoform X2, protein MRHVVVEVLVLTFLVVLDMSYAFAPIVSYQWVVSYSQRSILGGNKQIIVINDMFPGPILNATANDIIIVNIFNNLNEPFLMTWNGLQLRKNSWQDGVRGTNCPILPGTNWTYSFQVKDQIGSYFYFPSLLLQKAAGGYGSIRINTPELVPVPFPTPDSEYDILVGDWFYADHTDMRASLDTGHSLPTPDGILINGRGPEETFFVFEPGKMYRLRISNVGLKTCLNFRIQDHDMLLVETEGTYVQKRAYSSLDIHVGQSYSVLVTAKTDPVGINRAYYILATARFTDYYLGGIALIRYPNSPLDPVGSVPLAPASWDYASSVEQAQSIRMDLNVGAARTNPQGSYHYGRIKVARTILLHNDVMLSSGRLRYTINGVSFVYPETPLKLVDHFQLNDTIIPNMFPNYPTNKTPSLGTSVVDIRYRDFVHIVFQNPLFELQSYHIDGYNFFVVGYGFGAWSESKRAGYNLVDAVSRSTVQVYPYSWAAILIAMDNQGMWNVRSQKAEQWYLGQELYMRVKGEEQEDPSNIPVRDENPIPDNVIRCGRVL, encoded by the exons ATGAGACATGTAGTTGTTGAGGTGTTGGTTCTGACTTTTTTGGTCGTCTTGGATATGAGCTATGCGTTTGCACCTATCGTATCGTACCAATGGGTCGTCTCTTATTCTCAACGTTCCATTCTTGGAGGCAACAAGCAG ATCATAGTGATCAACGACATGTTTCCTGGACCGATCCTTAATGCAACAGCAAACGATATCATCATCGTCAACATTTTCAACAACTTGAACGAACCCTTTCTTATGACATG gaatGGATTACAATTGCGGAAGAACTCGTGGCAAGATGGAGTTCGAGGGACAAACTGTCCCATACTACCGGGGACAAATTGGACGTACagttttcaggtgaaggatcagATCGGAAGCTACTTTTACTTTCCGTCGCTTCTACTTCAGAAAGCTGCCGGAGGATACGGTTCTATTAGAATCAATACCCCGGAACTTGTGCCGGTTCCGTTCCCAACGCCCGACTCTGAATACGACATCTTGGTAGGAGATTGGTTCTATGCCGACCATAcg GATATGAGAGCTTCACTTGACACCGGTCACAGTTTGCCAACTCCTGATGGTATTCTTATTAACGGGCGTGGTCCTGAAGAGACCTTCTTTGTATTTGAACCAG GTAAAATGTATAGGCTAAGAATATCAAACGTGGGTCTCAAAACATGCTTAAATTTCAGGATCCAAGACCATGATATGCTTCTAGTTGAGACAGAGGGTACGTATGTTCAGAAACGTGCTTACTCTAGCCTGGACATCCACGTGGGTCAATCATACTCTGTTCTCGTCACCGCTAAAACCGACCCGGTTGGAATTAACCGAGCCTACTACATATTGGCCACAGCCCGGTTCACTGATTACTACCTTGGCGGTATAGCTTTAATTCGATATCCCAACTCCCCCCTCGACCCGGTCGGATCAGTTCCACTCGCACCTGCTTCGTGGGATTACGCTTCCTCAGTTGAACAAGCCCAATCCATCAG AATGGACCTAAACGTTGGAGCGGCAAGAACGAACCCACAAGGTTCGTACCACTACGGACGTATAAAGGTAGCCAGAACGATATTATTACACAACGACGTCATGCTATCGTCCGGCAGACTCCGTTACACAATAAATGGTGTTTCGTTTGTCTACCCCGAAACACCGTTAAAGCTCGTTGACCATTTCCAACTAAATGACACGATCATCCCCAACATGTTCCCGAATTACCCTACCAACAAAACACCGAGTTTAGGCACCTCAGTGGTCGATATACGTTACAGAGATTTCGTCCACATCGTGTTCCAGAATCCCCTGTTTGAATTGCAGAGTTACCACATCGATGGTTACAATTTCTTCGTCGTCGG ATATGGATTTGGAGCTTGGTCTGAGAGCAAAAGAGCTGGATATAACTTAGTGGATGCTGTTTCACGATCAACAGTTCAG GTATATCCATATTCGTGGGCAGCAATACTAATAGCTATGGATAATCAAGGAATGTGGAATGTGAGATCACAGAAAGCAGAGCAGTGGTATCTTGGTCAAGAGCTTTATATGAGAGTTAAAG gtgaagaacaagaagatccTTCGAATATTCCGGTTAGAGATGAAAATCCGATACCGGATAATGTCATCCGCTGTGGCAGAGttctttaa
- the LOC104751461 gene encoding thaumatin-like protein 1b — MALPLPLILLILSHVFVSGVRSTSFVMVNKCEYTVWPGLLSNAGVPPLPTTGFVLQKGEERTINAPTSWGGRFWGRTQCTTDTDTDGGKFTCITGDCGSGTVECSGSGATPPATLAEFTLDGSGGLDFYDVSLVDGYNVPMLVVPQGGSGLNCSSTGCVVDLNGSCPSELKVTSLDGGGKQSMGCKSACEAFRTPEYCCSGAFGTPDTCKPSSYSVVFKTACPRAYSYAYDDQSSTFTCADSPNYVITFCPSPNTSQKSSQDQSPDPKTTTPSGTTGDSSSSSTTWSPVDTSMIYEGALDQNKGSPSSCHVSSLCGITVTLALAFCQMWSLF, encoded by the exons ATGGCTCTTCCGTTGCCATTGATCTTACTTATCCTCTCCCATGTGTTCGTTTCTG GAGTTAGATCAACGAGCTTCGTAATGGTGAACAAATGCGAATACACAGTCTGGCCTGGACTTTTATCAAACGCCGGAGTTCCACCGCTTCCGACGACCGGATTCGTACTCCAAAAAGGGGAAGAGCGAACCATCAACGCTCCGACTTCATGGGGCGGACGTTTCTGGGGAAGAACTCAATGCACCACCGACACCGACACCGACGGTGGTAAATTCACTTGCATCACCGGAGATTGCGGATCCGGTACCGTCGAGTGCTCCGGATCAGGCGCGACGCCTCCCGCTACGCTAGCGGAGTTCACGCTAGACGGATCTGGCGGTCTCGATTTCTACGACGTGAGTCTCGTCGACGGTTACAACGTCCCGATGCTGGTGGTTCCTCAAGGAGGCTCGGGTTTGAACTGTAGCAGCACGGGATGCGTCGTGGATCTGAACGGTTCGTGTCCGTCGGAGCTTAAAGTGACGAGTTTGGACGGCGGTGGGAAACAATCCATGGGGTGCAAAAGCGCGTGCGAAGCTTTCCGTACGCCGGAGTATTGCTGCAGCGGCGCCTTCGGTACGCCTGACACGTGTAAACCGTCGTCGTACTCGGTGGTGTTTAAAACCGCGTGCCCACGTGCTTACAGCTACGCTTACGATGATCAGAGTAGTACCTTCACATGCGCCGACTCCCCTAATTACGTCATCACGTTTTGCCCTTCTCCTAACACCAG TCAAAAATCATCACAAGATCAGAGCCCAGATCCTAAAACGACGACGCCATCAGGAACGACCGGagatagtagtagtagtagtacgaCGTGGTCGCCGGTGGATACATCGATGATATACGAAGGAGCTTTGGATCAGAACAAAGGATCACCGTCCAGTTGTCATGTTTCTTCGTTATGTGGAATCACAGTCACTCTTGCGCTGGCCTTTTGTCAGATGTGGTCGCTCTTTTGa
- the LOC104751460 gene encoding tubulin beta-1 chain isoform X1 → MREILHVQGGQCGNQIGSKFWEVICDEHGVDPTGRYNGDSADLQLERINVYYNEASGGRYVPRAVLMDLEPGTMDSIRSGAYGQIFRPDNFVFGQSGAGNNWAKGHYTEGAELIDAVLDVVRKEAENCDCLQGFQVCHSLGGGTGSGMGTLLISKIREEYPDRMMLTFSVFPSPKVSDTVVEPYNATLSVHQLVENADECMVLDNEALYDICFRTLKLSTPSFGDLNHLISATMSGVTCSLRFPGQLNSDLRKLAVNLIPFPRLHFFMVGFAPLTSRGSQQYISLTVPELTQQMWDAKNMMCAADPRHGRYLTASAMFRGKMSTKEVDEQILNVQNKNSSYFVEWIPNNVKSSVCDIPPTGIKMASTFVGNSTSIQEMFRRVSEQFTAMFRRKAFLHWYTGEGMDEMEFTEAESNMNDLVAEYQQYQDATADEEGEYEDEEEEEVYES, encoded by the exons ATGAGGGAGATCCTTCACGTTCAAGGTGGCCAATGCGGTAACCAAATCGGTTCCAAATTCTGGGAAGTAATCTGCGACGAACATGGTGTTGATCCCACGGGACGTTACAACGGTGACTCCGCTGATCTCCAGCTCGAACGTATCAACGTTTATTACAATGAAGCATCTGGTGGTAGATATGTTCCTCGTGCTGTTCTCATGGATCTTGAGCCTGGTACTATGGATAGTATCAGATCCGGCGCCTATGGTCAGATATTTCGTCCTGATAACTTCGTTTTTGGTCAGTCTGGTGCTGGTAACAACTGGGCGAAAGGTCACTATACCGAAGGTGCTGAGCTCATTGATGCTGTTCTTGATGTTGTTCGTAAGGAGGCTGAGAACTGTGATTGCCTTCAAG GGTTTCAAGTATGCCACTCTCTCGGAGGAGGCACAGGTTCAGGAATGGGAACTCTGTTGATATCAAAGATCCGTGAGGAGTACCCGGACAGGATGATGCTCACATTCTCTGTTTTCCCATCTCCAAAGGTCTCAGATACAGTCGTTGAGCCTTACAATGCTACTCTCTCAGTGCACCAGCTTGTAGAGAACGCTGATGAATGTATGGTCCTCGACAACGAAGCTCTCTACGACATCTGTTTCCGCACTCTCAAACTCAGTACTCCTAGCT TTGGAGACTTGAACCACTTGATCTCCGCAACAATGAGTGGAGTGACTTGCTCTCTACGGTTCCCTGGACAACTCAACTCTGACCTAAGGAAACTCGCCGTGAACCTAATCCCATTCCCACGTCTCCATTTCTTCATGGTTGGTTTCGCGCCTCTGACTTCCCGTGGCTCTCAACAGTACATCTCTCTCACAGTCCCCGAGCTGACGCAGCAAATGTGGGACGCCAAGAACATGATGTGCGCAGCTGATCCACGCCACGGACGTTACCTCACAGCCTCGGCCATGTTCAGAGGAAAGATGAGCACAAAAGAAGTTGACGAACAGATCTTGAACGTCCAGAACAAGAACTCATCTTACTTTGTTGAATGGATCCCAAACAACGTAAAGTCCAGCGTCTGCGACATCCCACCAACAGGAATCAAAATGGCTTCAACGTTTGTGGGAAACTCGACTTCGATCCAGGAAATGTTCAGGAGAGTGAGCGAGCAGTTCACAGCCATGTTCAGGAGAAAAGCTTTCCTTCATTGGTATACAGGAGAAGGAATGGACGAGATGGAGTTCACTGAAGCTGAAAGCAACATGAATGATCTCGTCGCTGAATACCAGCAATACCAAGATGCTACTGCTGATGAAGAAGGTGAGTAcgaggatgaagaggaagaagaagtttacgAATCTTGA
- the LOC104751463 gene encoding uncharacterized protein LOC104751463 has protein sequence MCLMALSDAVLGNLATIYVAVIIAIKAYGLITGKSFSAGFVVVVSITAVGVLLAVTLAWDVSRRAAEAVSRYNRVGVEEDLSLNHRHHHDGGGGSSCKGGICWHGVAVRSPASQVRFRLPQHIPYGAF, from the coding sequence ATGTGTCTCATGGCGTTATCCGACGCGGTTCTCGGGAATCTCGCGACGATCTACGTGGCGGTGATTATCGCGATTAAGGCTTACGGATTGATCACAGGGAAGAGTTTCAGCGCTGGATTCGTCGTCGTTGTTTCGATTACGGCGGTAGGAGTTTTGCTGGCGGTTACGCTCGCTTGGGATGTGTCTCGTAGAGCAGCGGAAGCGGTTTCGAGGTACAATCGTGTTGGTGTTGAGGAGGATCTTAGTCTCAACCACCGTCATCATCACGACGGTGGTGGTGGGAGTAGTTGTAAAGGAGGGATTTGCTGGCACGGTGTTGCGGTTAGGTCGCCTGCTTCACAAGTTCGATTTAGGCTTCCGCAACACATTCCCTACGGCGCTTTCTGA
- the LOC104751462 gene encoding uncharacterized protein LOC104751462 isoform X2 produces the protein MCLMALSDAVLGNLATIYVAVIIAIKAYGLITGKSFSAGFVVVVSITAVGVLLAVTLAWDVSRRAAEAVSRYNRVGVEEDLSLNHRHHHDGGGGSSCKGGICWHGVAVRSPASQVRFRLPQHIPYGAF, from the exons ATGTGTCTCATGGCGTTATCCGACGCGGTTCTCGGGAATCTCGCGACGATCTACGTGGCGGTGATTATCGCGATTAAGGCTTACGGATTGATCACAGGGAAGAGTTTCAGCGCTGGATTCGTCGTCGTTGTTTCGATTACGGCGGTAGGAGTTTTGCTGGCGGTTACGCTCGCTTGGGATGTGTCTCGTAGAGCAGCGG AAGCGGTTTCGAGGTACAATCGTGTTGGTGTTGAGGAGGATCTTAGTCTCAACCACCGTCATCATCACGACGGTGGTGGTGGGAGTAGTTGTAAAGGAGGGATTTGCTGGCACGGTGTTGCGGTTAGGTCGCCTGCTTCACAAGTTCGATTTAGGCTTCCGCAACACATTCCCTACGGCGCTTTCTGA
- the LOC104753866 gene encoding monocopper oxidase-like protein SKS1 has protein sequence MRHVVVEVLVLTFLVVLDMSYAFAPIVSYQWVVSYSQRSILGGNKQIIVINDMFPGPILNATANDIIIVNIFNNLNEPFLMTWNGLQLRKNSWQDGVRGTNCPILPGTNWTYSFQVKDQIGSYFYFPSLLLQKAAGGYGSIRINTPELVPVPFPTPDSEYDILVGDWFYADHTD, from the exons ATGAGACATGTAGTTGTTGAGGTGTTGGTTCTGACTTTTTTGGTCGTCTTGGATATGAGCTATGCGTTTGCACCTATCGTATCGTACCAATGGGTCGTCTCTTATTCTCAACGTTCCATTCTTGGAGGCAACAAGCAG ATCATAGTGATCAACGACATGTTTCCTGGACCGATCCTTAATGCAACAGCAAACGATATCATCATCGTCAACATTTTCAACAACTTGAACGAACCCTTTCTTATGACATG gaatGGATTACAATTGCGGAAGAACTCGTGGCAAGATGGAGTTCGAGGGACAAACTGTCCCATACTACCGGGGACAAATTGGACGTACagttttcaggtgaaggatcagATCGGAAGCTACTTTTACTTTCCGTCGCTTCTACTTCAGAAAGCTGCCGGAGGATACGGTTCTATTAGAATCAATACCCCGGAACTTGTGCCGGTTCCGTTCCCAACGCCCGACTCTGAATACGACATCTTGGTAGGAGATTGGTTCTATGCCGACCATAcg gaCTGA
- the LOC104751458 gene encoding uncharacterized protein LOC104751458 isoform X1 — protein MSKKKKQSLSMEEDNYGKGKGKNEDSYFDRIDYEVSSVLLQLSHPVVFSSSSSSDSSPPLFHKWGRTKKRSSSSSSSSSSSPSPLIKSVGDFGSNSSSSCLTGEAKKINSQTIKKGLKEEEFCTKNQTSSSQFNTSCSVLEAEMGLLRAQVGFIAQPIRVDRNLRPLISVHRTVNVSDIERRSGIDLNLLPAAEEAGNGIFPLVGFERVASSSASKIQAAAQARQRRLGLIRSKKLYTRFISSYQLK, from the exons atgtcgaagaagaagaaacagagtctATCAATGGAAGAAGATAACTATGGTAAAGGCAAAGGCAAGAACGAAGATTCCTATTTCGATAGAATTGACTACGAAGTTTCTTCAGTCTTATTGCAACTTTCGCACCCTGTTgtattctcctcctcctcctcttctgattcttctcctcctttgtTCCATAAATGGGGTCGCACTAAAAagaggtcttcttcttcttcttcttcttcttcttcttctccttctccgctGATTAAATCGGTCGGCGATTTCGGAAGTAATTCGAGTTCTTCGTGCTTAACCGGTGAGGCCAAGAAAATCAATTCTCAAACC AttaaaaaaggtttaaaagaagaagaattttgtaCGAAAAACCAGACATCTTCTTCACAGTTTAACACATCCTGTTCTGTTCTCGag GCGGAGATGGGTTTACTTAGGGCGCAAGTTGGGTTTATTGCCCAGCCCATTAGAGTTGATCGAAATCTGCGACCGTTGATATCTGTTCATCGTACGGTTAACGTGAGTGATATCGAACGACGTAGCGGGATTGATCTGAACCTTCTTCCAGCTGCAGAGGAAGCTGGTAACGGAATCTTCCCATTGGTTGGTTTTGAGAGAGTGGCATCATCATCAGCAAGTAAAATCCAAGCAGCTGCTCAAGCAAGACAAAGAAGATTAGGTTTGATTCGATCCAAGAAGCTTTACACTAGATTCATCTCCTCATACCAACTCAAGTAG
- the LOC104751459 gene encoding monocopper oxidase-like protein SKS1 isoform X1, with translation MRHVVVEVLVLTFLVVLDMSYAFAPIVSYQWVVSYSQRSILGGNKQIIVINDMFPGPILNATANDIIIVNIFNNLNEPFLMTWNGLQLRKNSWQDGVRGTNCPILPGTNWTYSFQVKDQIGSYFYFPSLLLQKAAGGYGSIRINTPELVPVPFPTPDSEYDILVGDWFYADHTDMRASLDTGHSLPTPDGILINGRGPEETFFVFEPGKMYRLRISNVGLKTCLNFRIQDHDMLLVETEGTYVQKRAYSSLDIHVGQSYSVLVTAKTDPVGINRAYYILATARFTDYYLGGIALIRYPNSPLDPVGSVPLAPASWDYASSVEQAQSIRMDLNVGAARTNPQGSYHYGRIKVARTILLHNDVMLSSGRLRYTINGVSFVYPETPLKLVDHFQLNDTIIPNMFPNYPTNKTPSLGTSVVDIRYRDFVHIVFQNPLFELQSYHIDGYNFFVVGYGFGAWSESKRAGYNLVDAVSRSTVQVYPYSWAAILIAMDNQGMWNVRSQKAEQWYLGQELYMRVKGEEQEDPSNIPVRDENPIPDNVIRCGRVL, from the exons ATGAGACATGTAGTTGTTGAGGTGTTGGTTCTGACTTTTTTGGTCGTCTTGGATATGAGCTATGCGTTTGCACCTATCGTATCGTACCAATGGGTCGTCTCTTATTCTCAACGTTCCATTCTTGGAGGCAACAAGCAG ATCATAGTGATCAACGACATGTTTCCTGGACCGATCCTTAATGCAACAGCAAACGATATCATCATCGTCAACATTTTCAACAACTTGAACGAACCCTTTCTTATGACATG gaatgGATTACAATTGCGGAAGAACTCGTGGCAAGATGGAGTTCGAGGGACAAACTGTCCCATACTACCGGGGACAAATTGGACGTACagttttcaggtgaaggatcagATCGGAAGCTACTTTTACTTTCCGTCGCTTCTACTTCAGAAAGCTGCCGGAGGATACGGTTCTATTAGAATCAATACCCCGGAACTTGTGCCGGTTCCGTTCCCAACGCCCGACTCTGAATACGACATCTTGGTAGGAGATTGGTTCTATGCCGACCATAcg GATATGAGAGCTTCACTTGACACCGGTCACAGTTTGCCAACTCCTGATGGTATTCTTATTAACGGGCGTGGTCCTGAAGAGACCTTCTTTGTATTTGAACCAG GTAAAATGTATAGGCTAAGAATATCAAACGTGGGTCTCAAAACATGCTTAAATTTCAGGATCCAAGACCATGATATGCTTCTAGTTGAGACAGAGGGTACGTATGTTCAGAAACGTGCTTACTCTAGCCTGGACATCCACGTGGGTCAATCATACTCTGTTCTCGTCACCGCTAAAACCGACCCGGTTGGAATTAACCGAGCCTACTACATATTGGCCACAGCCCGGTTCACTGATTACTACCTTGGCGGTATAGCTTTAATTCGATATCCCAACTCCCCCCTCGACCCGGTCGGATCAGTTCCACTCGCACCTGCTTCGTGGGATTACGCTTCCTCAGTTGAACAAGCCCAATCCATCAG AATGGACCTAAACGTTGGAGCGGCAAGAACGAACCCACAAGGTTCGTACCACTACGGACGTATAAAGGTAGCCAGAACGATATTATTACACAACGACGTCATGCTATCGTCCGGCAGACTCCGTTACACAATAAATGGTGTTTCGTTTGTCTACCCCGAAACACCGTTAAAGCTCGTTGACCATTTCCAACTAAATGACACGATCATCCCCAACATGTTCCCGAATTACCCTACCAACAAAACACCGAGTTTAGGCACCTCAGTGGTCGATATACGTTACAGAGATTTCGTCCACATCGTGTTCCAGAATCCCCTGTTTGAATTGCAGAGTTACCACATCGATGGTTACAATTTCTTCGTCGTCGG ATATGGATTTGGAGCTTGGTCTGAGAGCAAAAGAGCTGGATATAACTTAGTGGATGCTGTTTCACGATCAACAGTTCAG GTATATCCATATTCGTGGGCAGCAATACTAATAGCTATGGATAATCAAGGAATGTGGAATGTGAGATCACAGAAAGCAGAGCAGTGGTATCTTGGTCAAGAGCTTTATATGAGAGTTaaaggtgaagaacaagaagatccTTCGAATATTCCGGTTAGAGATGAAAATCCGATACCGGATAATGTCATCCGCTGTGGCAGAGttctttaa